The following are encoded together in the Bombus pascuorum chromosome 10, iyBomPasc1.1, whole genome shotgun sequence genome:
- the LOC132911106 gene encoding ras-related protein RabJ, with protein sequence MKTEGKIVILGSQGVGKTSMIMRYIGRTYNGRVNPTIGAAFYNCKLNIQDTKIMLRIWDTAGQERFRSMAPMYYRNANAAILVFDLTQHNTFAAMKQWVTELRRNVEEALVLAVIGNKSDLIEKRQVNAEEGRLYATKIGASYHETSVLQDEGIQNVFLTVARGLLGLSSTDHDTTPIRVCESTNLDPNDIDLLCTPIIEESAQNLSIAHGMQEKPYACC encoded by the exons gTGTGGGTAAAACAAGTATGATCATGCGTTATATTGGGAGAACATACAACGGTCGGGTGAATCCTACAATTGGAGCAGCGTTTTATAATTGCAAGTTAAATATacaagatacaaaaataatgCTACGG ATTTGGGACACAGCAGGACAAGAAAGGTTCAGATCAATGGCACCAATGTACTATCGAAATGCTAATGCAGCTATCTTGGTATTTGATTTAACTCAGCACAATACGTTTGCAGCAATGAAACAATGGGTGACAGAACTTCGAAGAAACGTTGAAGAAGCTCTGGTATTAGCAGTGATCGGAAACAagtctgatttaatagaaaagcGGCAAGTCAATGCAGAGGAGGGTAGACTTTACGCTACGAAAATTGGTGCAAGCTATCATGAAACGTCGGTTCTTCAAGACGAAGGCATTCAGAATGTATTCTTAACCGTTGCTAGAGGTCTCCTTGGATTATCTTCGACTGACCATGACACTACACCAATAAGAGTATGCGAATCGACAAACTTAGATCCTAACGATATAGACTTATTGTGTACACCGATTATCGAGGAAAGTGCTCAAAACCTTAGTATCGCTCACGGAATGCAAGAGAAACCGTATGCCTGTTGCTAA